One stretch of Phocoena phocoena chromosome 10, mPhoPho1.1, whole genome shotgun sequence DNA includes these proteins:
- the GMPPB gene encoding mannose-1-phosphate guanyltransferase beta, with amino-acid sequence MKALILVGGYGTRLRPLTLSIPKPLVDFCNKPILLHQVEALAAAGVDHVILAVSYMSQVLEKEMKAQEQRLGIRISMSHEEEPLGTAGPLALARDLLSETADPFFVLNSDVICDFPFQAMVQFHRHHGQEGSILVTKVEEPSKYGVVVCEADTGRIHRFVEKPQVFVSNKINAGMYILSPAVLRRIQLQPTSIEKEIFPVMAKEGQLYAMELQGFWMDIGQPKDFLTGMCLFLQSLRQKQPEQLCSGPGIVGNVLVDPSARIGENCSIGPNVSLGPGVVVEDGVCIRRCTVLRDAHIRSHSWLESCIVGWRCRVGQWVRMENVTVLGEDVIVNDELYLNGASVLPHKSIGESVPEPRIIM; translated from the exons ATGAAGGCACTGATTTTGGTGGGTGGCTATGGGACGCGCCTGCGGCCGCTGACGCTAAGCATCCCGAAGCCGCTGGTGGACTTCTGCAATAAGCCCATCTTGCTGCACCAAGTGGAGGCGCTGGCCGCG GCCGGCGTGGACCACGTGATTCTGGCTGTGAGCTATATGTCTCAGGTGCTGGAGAAGGAAATGAAGGCGCAGGAGCAAAGG CTAGGAATCCGAATCTCTATGTCCCATGAAGAGGAGCCTTTAGGAACAG CTGGGCCCCTGGCACTGGCCCGTGACTTGCTCTCTGAGACTGCAGACCCTTTTTTCGTCCTCAACAGTGACGTGATCTGCGATTTCCCCTTTCAAGCCATGGTGCAGTTCCACCGGCACCATGGCCAGGAGGGCTCAATTCTG GTGACCAAAGTGGAGGAACCCTCTAAGTACGGTGTGGTGGTGTGTGAGGCGGACACAGGCCGCATTCACCGGTTCGTGGAGAAGCCGCAGGTGTTTGTGTCCAACAAGATCAACGCAGGCATGTACATCCTGAGCCCAGCAGTGCTACGGCGCATCCAG CTGCAGCCCACATCCATTGAGAAGGAGATCTTCCCTGTCATGGCCAAGGAGGGGCAGCTCTATGCCATGGAGTTGCAGG GCTTCTGGATGGACATTGGGCAGCCCAAGGATTTCCTCACTGGCATGTGCCTCTTCCTGCAGTCGCTGCGACAGAAGCAGCCTGAGCAACTGTGCTCAGGCCCCGGCATTGTGGGCAACGTGCTGGTG GACCCAAGTGCCCGTATTGGCGAGAACTGCAGCATTGGCCCTAATGTGAGTCTGGGTCCTGGTGTGGTGGTGGAGGATGGTGTGTGCATTCGGCGGTGCACGGTGCTGCGAGATGCCCACATTCGCTCTCACTCCTGGCTTGAGTCCTGCATTGTAGGCTGGCGCTGCCGCGTGGGCCAGTGG gtGCGCATGGAGAACGTGACAGTGCTGGGTGAGGACGTCATAGTTAACGACGAGCTCTACCTCAACGGGGCCAGTGTGCTGCCCCACAAGTCTATTGGTGAGTCGGTGCCGGAGCCCCGCATCATCATGTGA
- the AMIGO3 gene encoding amphoterin-induced protein 3 has protein sequence MARLVLQGTLLCMLRIGLMSTLDSEGFLSPVPHNCPYKCVCAADLLSCAGLGLQDVPGALPAAAADLDLSHNALQRLRPGWLAPLSRLRALRLNHNELDALGPGVFTNASGLRLLDLSSNALRALGRHDLDGLGELKMLLLFNNRLAHLDKQAFHGLGALSRLYLGCNELASFSFSHLHGLGTTHLRTLDLSSNHLGRIPVPDLASLPAFLKNGLYLHNNPLPCDCRLYHLLQRWHQRGLSAVSDFAGEYTCLAFKVPTSRVRFFEHSRVFENCSAALARGLEQPEEQLHVQVGQSLRLHCNTSAPAVHIAWVSPQHELLVAPGSRNGSIAVRADGSLAISNVQPWHEGVFVCLATGPHLHHNQTHEYNVSVHLPHPEPDPFNTGFTTLLGCAVGLVLVLLYLFAPPCPGCRSCYHHTCRCHRWPRTPSPLQELSAQSSVLSTTPPDAPRRKASVHKHVVFLEPGRRSLNGRVQLAVAEDFDLRNPLGLRLKAGSESTSSTGSEGLVMT, from the coding sequence ATGGCCCGGCTGGTGCTGCAGGGCACACTGCTGTGCATGCTGCGTATCGGATTAATGAGCACCCTGGACTCCGAGGGCTTCCTGTCCCCTGTGCCTCATAACTGTCCCTACAAATGTGTCTGCGCTGCCGACCTCCTGAGCTGCGCCGGCCTCGGGCTGCAGGATGTGCCGGGCGCGTTACCAGCTGCAGCTGCAGACCTCGACCTGAGCCACAATGCGCTGCAGCGCCTGCGCCCCGGCTGGTTGGCGCCCCTCTCCCGGCTCCGCGCCCTGCGTTTAAATCACAACGAGCTGGATGCGCTAGGTCCGGGAGTTTTCACCAATGCCAGCGGCCTGCGGCTGCTCGATTTATCATCTAACGCCCTGCGGGCCCTCGGCCGCCACGACCTCGACGGCCTAGGGGAGCTCAAGATGCTGCTTCTGTTCAATAACCGCCTGGCACACTTAGACAAGCAGGCCTTCCACGGCCTGGGCGCGCTCAGTCGTCTCTACCTGGGCTGCAATGAACTTGCGTCCTTCTCTTTCAGTCACCTGCACGGCCTGGGCACGACCCACCTACGTACTCTGGATCTCTCCTCCAACCACCTAGGACGCATCCCTGTACCTGACCTGGCTTCACTGCCAGCCTTTCTCAAGAACGGCCTTTACTTGCACAACAACCCATTACCCTGTGACTGCCGTCTCTACCACCTGCTGCAACGCTGGCACCAACGGGGGCTCAGCGCTGTGAGCGACTTCGCGGGCGAGTACACATGCCTGGCCTTCAAGGTACCCACCTCCCGCGTGCGCTTCTTTGAGCACAGCCGTGTCTTTGAGAACTGCTCAGCTGCCCTGGCTCGGGGCCTAGAGCAGCCTGAAGAACAGCTGCATGTGCAGGTGGGGCAGTCCCTGAGGCTACACTGCAACACCAGCGCCCCAGCCGTGCACATTGCCTGGGTCTCGCcgcagcatgagctgcttgtggcACCAGGGTCTCGCAACGGCAGCATCGCAGTGCGGGCTGATGGCAGCCTGGCCATCAGCAACGTGCAGCCATGGCACGAGGGTGTCTTTGTGTGCCTGGCTACTGGACCCCACCTGCATCACAACCAGACACACGAGTACAACGTAAGTGTGCACCTTCCACACCCTGAACCTGACCCTTTCAACACGGGCTTCACCACGCTGCTGGGCTGCGCCGTGGGCCTGGTGCTCGTGCTGCTCTACCTGTTCGCGCCACCCTGCCCCGGCTGCCGCAGCTGCTACCATCACACCTGCCGCTGCCACCGCTGGCCCCGAACACCCAGCCCACTCCAGGAGCTGAGCGCACAGTCCTCAGTGCTCAGCACCACGCCGCCTGACGCACCGAGACGCAAGGCCAGTGTCCACAAGCACGTGGTCTTTCTGGAACCTGGCAGGAGAAGCCTCAATGGTCGTGTGCAGCTAGCAGTAGCTGAAGACTTTGATCTCCGCAATCCCTTGGGCCTGCGGCTCAAGGCTGGCTCTGAGTCCACTAGCTCCACAGGCTCTGAGGGTCTGGTGATGACCTAG